From the genome of Methanobrevibacter smithii ATCC 35061, one region includes:
- a CDS encoding DEAD/DEAH box helicase family protein yields the protein MVFKDIDSEVSPSYNSAHDDIVNNFYNLVLSEAIKYDRISGFFNSTSLAIAARGIDKFIKNNGHMRLICGAKLNVADLESINNSDDLKNIIDINFLKDYDSIEDEIVKNHVKVLGWMVANNYLEIKIGVNRKKDGFYESGMIHSKIGIMYDELDDSILFDGSVNETAFGWKNNIESLKVFKSWKNPEFMENDKKDFENFWEGNDPSLELFDVPDATKKKLIEIAPNSKDELFNLKLDSKPKLRDYQEEAVENWINNNYRGIFSMATGTGKTFTALSCWDYLRNKKNNLLTIIVCPQKHLISQWESNLKEFGFNGSILIASGDNNKWSSELLGLIGDLESSFNSNNQVVVFTTFKTFASEKFRKKIDFFEGDSLVIVDEVHGIGSFEYRKSLLNKYNHRLGLSATPEIEDDFERTDLVYDYFNGIIYDYDLENAIQKGFLTRYNYHPIFVDLNNEEMELYKDYTYKISIILQKKKKTLLDEKRLNTLLIKRRDVINNAEDKFAHLHTFLKDQEDIKDLIIYCTGKQLPKVQNILDEFDISNHKFTGEESTKKINGKSERDRILELFSKGYYQSLVAIKCLDEGVDVPSTQTAFLMASTLNSRQHIQRRGRVLRKSPGKSKANIYDLIIFPKLKGESNSVKTIFKNEQKRYDEYADLADNSSECSQKFLKKWEEIT from the coding sequence ATGGTATTTAAAGATATTGATTCGGAGGTGAGTCCAAGTTATAATTCTGCACATGATGATATTGTAAATAATTTTTATAATTTGGTATTATCTGAGGCAATAAAATATGACCGTATATCTGGATTTTTTAATTCCACTAGTTTGGCGATTGCTGCAAGAGGTATTGATAAATTTATAAAAAATAATGGGCATATGCGCCTTATTTGCGGCGCTAAATTGAATGTTGCTGATTTGGAATCTATTAACAATTCTGATGATTTGAAAAATATTATTGATATTAATTTTTTAAAAGATTATGATTCTATTGAAGATGAAATAGTAAAGAATCATGTTAAAGTATTGGGATGGATGGTGGCTAATAATTATTTGGAAATTAAAATTGGGGTTAATCGTAAAAAGGATGGTTTTTATGAATCTGGAATGATACATTCTAAAATTGGGATAATGTATGATGAATTGGATGATTCAATATTATTTGATGGGTCTGTAAATGAAACTGCTTTCGGATGGAAAAATAATATTGAATCATTAAAAGTATTTAAAAGTTGGAAAAATCCGGAATTTATGGAAAATGATAAAAAAGATTTTGAAAATTTTTGGGAGGGTAACGACCCATCTTTGGAGCTGTTTGATGTTCCTGATGCAACAAAAAAGAAGTTAATTGAAATAGCTCCCAATTCTAAAGATGAACTTTTTAATTTAAAATTAGACTCTAAACCAAAATTGCGTGATTATCAAGAAGAAGCTGTTGAAAATTGGATAAATAATAATTATCGCGGTATCTTTAGCATGGCTACAGGTACGGGAAAAACATTCACTGCATTATCCTGTTGGGATTATTTACGAAATAAAAAAAATAATCTTTTAACTATCATTGTATGTCCTCAAAAACATTTAATAAGTCAATGGGAAAGTAATTTGAAAGAATTTGGTTTTAATGGAAGTATTCTTATTGCATCTGGAGATAATAATAAATGGTCTTCTGAATTATTGGGTTTAATTGGGGATTTGGAGTCTTCTTTTAATTCAAATAATCAGGTTGTAGTTTTTACCACATTTAAAACATTTGCTAGTGAAAAGTTTAGAAAAAAAATTGATTTTTTTGAGGGGGATAGTTTAGTAATTGTAGATGAAGTTCATGGCATAGGTTCCTTTGAGTATAGGAAGAGTTTGTTGAATAAATATAATCATAGATTAGGTTTAAGTGCAACTCCTGAAATTGAAGATGATTTTGAAAGAACTGATTTGGTCTATGATTATTTTAATGGCATAATATATGATTATGATTTGGAAAATGCTATTCAAAAAGGGTTTTTAACTCGTTACAATTACCATCCTATTTTTGTTGATTTAAATAATGAAGAAATGGAGTTATATAAAGATTATACTTATAAAATTAGCATTATTTTACAAAAAAAGAAAAAAACATTGTTGGATGAAAAACGGTTAAATACATTACTTATTAAGAGAAGAGATGTAATTAATAATGCTGAAGATAAATTTGCTCATTTACATACTTTTTTGAAGGATCAAGAAGATATTAAGGACTTAATTATTTATTGTACTGGCAAACAATTGCCTAAAGTTCAGAATATTTTGGATGAATTTGATATTTCCAATCATAAATTTACTGGTGAAGAAAGCACTAAAAAAATTAATGGTAAATCTGAAAGAGACCGCATTTTAGAATTGTTTTCTAAGGGTTACTACCAGTCTTTAGTTGCTATTAAATGTTTGGATGAAGGAGTGGATGTTCCATCTACTCAAACAGCATTTTTAATGGCAAGTACATTAAATTCTAGACAACATATTCAAAGAAGGGGAAGAGTATTAAGAAAAAGTCCGGGCAAATCAAAAGCTAATATTTACGATTTAATAATTTTTCCAAAACTTAAAGGTGAATCGAATTCTGTTAAAACAATTTTTAAAAACGAACAGAAACGTTATGATGAATATGCTGACTTGGCAGATAATTCTTCAGAATGTAGCCAAAAATTCTTAAAAAAATGGGAGGAAATCACATGA
- a CDS encoding AAA family ATPase has protein sequence MYLDSIEITNFRPFYGTQKIDFGFNDLENLTIILADNGSGKTSLVNALTWCLYGEELHDVRNKSEPLYNLRAAKELESNENSINEVKVEVKIRFYSFEDEKKKYFSIYRSLSFQKWGNGKWGDAFADHLIVDETDKDILEDGVAQNAINNKIPKEMFQYFFFNGATLSNYFKNESELSLKTSIEQISQVGLIDKVYDHLVKTSDSINKRFNKKKPKGSVNYNKLINEKMQEQQHKESEIKDNHNKIDIAIRNVNKCVEKLKQVDSGYVNELTQKRKNKESMEKKLKQNIKEDRKNYEKLILELFPIAVLFDELVDSINIADDARKKKTAPPQIERDLLNDILEDGFCICGVKLEDHPECVTELKKRLNNTSKIKQEVFYEDYYDLKKVLTKLKDLPKIESLRRSIKQNEENINEINIQINQISDELAEFDIEDVREYERQSQKNKKIIEDLRKRNKSLSADINTLKKDIEKLKRKRSEAGELEGELKILNNKIKFCEEAITILSDLNNNVQKHIREKVNDKTRKQFTSINWAYDKYRDVTIKDDYKIVITKSTGQKITPGDLSDGEENLLALSFMMALHSLSGFEIPLIIDAPLEKLDKSKRIEFISGLHEYTSDKQIIFLFTDSQYTDDVRANMLQNIADEYELKPYENKTEIVKHG, from the coding sequence ATGTACTTAGATTCTATTGAAATAACTAATTTTAGGCCATTTTATGGAACACAGAAAATTGATTTTGGGTTTAATGATTTGGAAAATTTAACTATAATTTTGGCAGATAATGGGAGTGGTAAAACTTCATTGGTTAATGCATTAACTTGGTGTTTGTATGGGGAGGAGCTTCATGATGTAAGAAACAAATCAGAACCATTGTATAATCTTAGAGCAGCTAAAGAATTAGAATCAAATGAAAATAGTATAAATGAAGTTAAAGTTGAAGTTAAAATTAGATTTTATTCATTTGAAGATGAAAAAAAGAAATATTTTTCAATTTATAGATCGTTATCTTTTCAAAAATGGGGTAATGGAAAATGGGGGGATGCATTTGCGGACCATTTGATTGTTGATGAAACAGATAAAGATATTTTGGAGGATGGTGTTGCACAAAATGCAATTAATAATAAAATCCCTAAAGAAATGTTCCAATATTTCTTTTTTAATGGAGCTACTTTGTCCAATTATTTTAAAAATGAATCTGAATTGAGTTTAAAAACATCTATAGAGCAAATTTCTCAAGTGGGTTTAATTGATAAAGTTTATGATCATTTGGTTAAAACATCTGATTCAATTAATAAGAGATTTAACAAGAAAAAGCCTAAAGGTAGTGTAAATTATAATAAACTAATCAATGAAAAAATGCAGGAACAACAACATAAAGAATCTGAAATTAAAGATAATCATAATAAAATTGATATTGCTATTCGAAATGTTAATAAATGTGTTGAAAAATTGAAACAAGTTGATTCAGGTTATGTTAACGAGTTAACCCAAAAAAGAAAAAATAAAGAATCAATGGAAAAAAAACTTAAACAAAATATTAAAGAAGATCGTAAAAATTATGAAAAATTGATTTTAGAATTATTCCCAATTGCGGTGTTGTTTGATGAATTAGTTGATTCAATTAATATTGCTGATGATGCACGGAAGAAAAAAACTGCACCTCCTCAAATTGAAAGAGATTTATTGAATGATATTTTGGAAGATGGATTTTGTATTTGTGGTGTTAAACTAGAAGACCATCCTGAGTGTGTAACTGAACTTAAAAAAAGATTAAATAATACTAGTAAAATAAAACAGGAAGTATTTTACGAAGATTATTATGATCTTAAGAAAGTTTTAACTAAACTGAAAGATCTTCCAAAAATAGAATCTTTAAGGAGGTCTATAAAACAAAATGAAGAGAATATTAATGAGATTAATATTCAAATTAATCAAATTTCCGATGAATTGGCTGAGTTTGATATTGAAGATGTTAGAGAATATGAACGTCAATCTCAAAAAAATAAAAAAATCATTGAAGATTTGCGTAAAAGGAATAAATCTTTAAGTGCAGATATCAATACCTTAAAAAAAGATATAGAAAAACTTAAACGTAAAAGGAGTGAGGCTGGAGAATTAGAGGGTGAATTAAAGATTTTGAATAATAAAATTAAATTTTGTGAAGAAGCAATTACTATTCTTTCAGATTTAAATAATAATGTTCAGAAACATATTCGTGAGAAAGTCAATGATAAAACTAGAAAACAATTTACGAGTATCAATTGGGCATATGATAAATATAGGGATGTTACAATTAAAGATGATTATAAAATTGTAATAACAAAAAGTACTGGTCAGAAAATTACTCCTGGGGATTTATCCGATGGTGAGGAGAATTTATTGGCTTTGTCTTTTATGATGGCATTACATAGTCTTAGTGGTTTTGAAATTCCTTTAATTATTGATGCTCCTTTGGAAAAATTAGATAAAAGTAAACGTATTGAATTTATTTCAGGATTACATGAGTATACTTCTGATAAACAGATAATATTCTTATTCACGGATAGTCAATACACTGATGATGTTAGGGCAAATATGTTGCAAAATATTGCTGATGAATATGAATTAAAACCTTATGAAAATAAAACGGAGATTGTTAAACATGGTTAA